One window of the Plasmodium vivax chromosome 2, whole genome shotgun sequence genome contains the following:
- a CDS encoding cysteine desulfurase, mitochondrial precursor, putative (encoded by transcript PVX_081665A; Apicoplast targeted protein. Curated by Stuart Ralph, Walter and Eliza Hall Institute of Medical Research, Australia.): protein MQKFASHCVVVFLNFFFFFFVTSVKMKLLRFVKHLNIPRGSALEKLCKCDKTSRGFKALTNACTSRGSTSEHNHNPLHDRGGGCVRRRRFHSSRGEIPKGGDSVGKKNEPSGDNHSESAPPPVDDVANEREKKKINRFYLDSQATTMIDPRVLDKMLPYMTYIYGNAHSRNHFFGWESEKAVEDARKNILHLINGKNNKEIIFTSGATESNNLALIGICTYYNKRDSKKNHIITSQIEHKCILQTCRYLQTKGFEVTYLKPEPNGIVRLEDIEKSIKESTIMASFIYVNNEIGVIQDIEKIGLLCKERNVIFHSDASQAVGKIPIDVQKMNIDLLSISGHKLYGPKGIGALYIKRKKPNIRLNALIHGGGQERGLRSGTLPTHLIVGLGEAANLGSIEMNRDHKKMKFFFHYVKDHLMENLDYIVFNGCQTNRYFGNMNVSFLFVEGESLLMSLHEIALSSGSACTSSTLEPSYVLRSIGISEDIAHTSIRIGFNRFTTFFEVQQLCENLVKSVKRLRSISPLYEMEMEKKTSGDTPHFVWT, encoded by the coding sequence atgcaaaaattcGCATCACACTGCGTTGTGGtttttctgaatttttttttttttttttttgtcacctCTGTGAAGATGAAATTACTCCGCTTTGTAAAACATTTGAACATCCCAAGGGGAAGcgctttggaaaaattgtGTAAATGTGACAAGACAAGTAGGGGGTTTAAAGCGCTGACAAATGCATGCACCTCGAGGGGCAGCACAAGCGAGCATAATCATAATCCGTTGCACGacagagggggggggtgcgTGCGGAGGAGGAGGTTCCATAGCAGCCGGGGGGAAATCCCAAAAGGAGGCGACTCcgtggggaagaaaaatgaaccaTCAGGAGATAACCACAGTGAGAGcgcgcccccccccgtggacGACGTTGCAAACGAacgcgagaaaaaaaaaatcaacaggTTTTACCTAGACAGCCAAGCGACCACCATGATCGACCCCAGAGTGCTAGACAAAATGCTGCCCTACATGACGTACATATATGGAAACGCACATTCGCGAAACCATTTCTTTGGGTGGGAATCCGAAAAGGCAGTGGAGGATGCGAGGAAAAACATCCTCCATTTAATCAAcggaaaaaacaacaaagAAATTATCTTCACCTCAGGAGCCACAGAAAGTAATAACTTAGCACTTATAGGAATATGCACCTACTATAACAAACGAgacagcaaaaaaaaccacATAATTACGTCGCAAATTGAACATAAGTGCATCCTGCAGACGTGCCGATATTTACAAACGAAGGGATTTGAAGTGACTTATTTGAAACCCGAGCCGAACGGAATCGTACGCTTAGAAGATATAGAAAAGAGCATAAAGGAGAGTACCATAATGGCGTCCTTCATCTATGTTAATAACGAAATAGGGGTCATACAAGACATTGAAAAGATTGGTCTTTTGTGTAAAGAAAGAAATGTAATTTTCCACTCGGATGCATCCCAAGCGGTAGGTAAAATTCCCATcgatgtgcaaaaaatgaacatcgATTTGCTGTCCATTTCAGGCCATAAATTATACGGCCCAAAAGGAATCGGAgcgttatatataaaaaggaaaaagccgAACATACGGCTAAATGCGTTAATACATGGAGGGGGGCAAGAAAGGGGACTACGCTCTGGGACTTTACCCACCCATTTAATTGTAGGCTtaggagaagcagcaaatTTGGGATCCATCGAAATGAATCGTgaccataaaaaaatgaaattcttttttcactaTGTGAAGGATCACTTGATGGAAAACTTAGATTATATCGTTTTCAATGGGTGCCAAACGAATAGATACTTTGGAAACATGAATGtgtcctttttatttgtggAGGGAGAAAGTTTGCTAATGTCTTTGCACGAAATAGCCCTCAGTTCGGGTTCTGCTTGCACATCTAGCACGTTAGAACCCAGCTACGTATTACGCTCCATAGGAATATCAGAAGACATTGCGCACACGTCCATACGAATCGGGTTCAACAGATTCACCACCTTCTTCGAAGTGCAGCAGCTGTGCGAAAATTTGGTTAAGTCTGTCAAGAGGTTAAGGAGCATCTCCCCGTTGTACGAAATGGAGATGGAGAAGAAGACCTCCGGTGATACGCCTCATTTTGTGTGGACCTAG
- a CDS encoding DNA (cytosine-5)-methyltransferase-like protein 2, putative (encoded by transcript PVX_081670A; Apicoplast targeted protein. Curated by Stuart Ralph, Walter and Eliza Hall Institute of Medical Research, Australia.): protein MGKIKVLDLYSGIGGLHYSMLQALINCVHERAEKGTLKGEAAKGEATKGEATKGDAATGEAAKGEAATGEAATGDAPNCANLFSEAVRFISIDLNCFANQTHHHNFEGSSIYLTEKKYIDRFFKEYQGEHSGGRSNAKEAPFVQDKNYILQTDINNLDAHFLDYHKFFILLISNPCQPYTRQNKKFQQVNLDELFGKYASHTAEESPLGGGKKQNGSSPSPLEKSDRMNNLLTRSCAANESSDADDKAHLVTPKCNDLGDVPLKGTNKSDHDRALWENHRGGEDPFHVGRLNLDEALNFLQIEKDERSRSFFHICNLLKKVKEENLPKYIFIENVRNFELSSSFLYFINSVKKNYNFQTYLLSPLQYGIPNERLRFYCICRRKDKSVGLTSWESFPNGGTAPLYSNSLMPAKCILRTFENNPNFRPSPKYSFYTPSLATFLDHNDKYPIMCNTSEGINLTNETLQEYEVKNSTLEKCSSFCFDMIDINRNGNVCCFDGGSYFGQKSEAIRDLPHERNLRDLINSNKVHSMCFTSNYARYINGSGSVLYFSGRTRGSPSFGREMRCGHAQSGRMEKAHMGDQPLSGGSCSDNVSHDDSPREPHRGEIIKQMSKYKNRARYFTPVEICRLMGYKMRTGRAIREGGEGKKNRVGNIYWNMDHIHHMCAYTCGVHYCASGHSDRCLFNEGLHLAEHQLRRSPTDGVLLGGESPHGKSPHGKSHHGKFHHGKSHHGKSHHGKFHHGKSHHGNPPQDERTTPCSCHEFKFPPFLTNRQKYKLVGNSVNVTVIALIFQAHDIFGDLLKGGGFPS, encoded by the coding sequence ATGGGGAAGATAAAAGTGCTAGACCTTTATAGCGGAATAGGGGGGCTACACTACAGCATGCTACAAGCCCTAATCAATTGCGTCCACGAGAGGGCAGAAAAAGGCACCCtcaagggggaagcggcaaagggggaagcgacaaagggggaagcgacaAAGGGGGATGCGGcaacgggggaagcggcaaagggggaagcggcaacggGGGAAGCTGCAACGGGGGATGCTCCCAACTGCGCCAACCTTTTCAGTGAGGCAGTTCGCTTCATATCGATAGACCTTAACTGCTTCGCCAATCAAACGCACCACCACAACTTCGAGGGTAGTTCCATCTACCTAAcggaaaagaaatatatcGACCGATTTTTTAAAGAGTACCAAGGGGAGCACAGCGGAGGAAGGAGCAACGCGAAAGAGGCTCCCTTCGTCCAGGATAAGAACTACATCCTTCAAACGGATATAAACAACCTGGACGCACATTTTCTCGATTACCACAAGTTTTTCATTCTGCTGATATCCAACCCGTGTCAGCCCTACACCAGGCAGAACAAGAAGTTCCAGCAGGTCAATTTGGATGAGTTGTTCGGAAAGTACGCCTCCCACACAGCAGAGGAATCCCCgctggggggaggaaaaaagcaaaacggaaGTTCTCCCTCCCCTTTAGAGAAGTCGGATCGTATGAATAATTTGCTCACCCGAAGTTGTGCTGCGAATGAAAGCAGCGATGCAGATGATAAGGCCCACTTGGTTACCCCAAAGTGTAACGACCTGGGAGACGTCCCCCTCAAAGGGACAAACAAAAGCGATCACGATAGGGCATTGTGGGAAAATCAccgaggaggagaagaccCATTTCACGTGGGCAGGCTAAACCTAGACGAAGCCCTAAACTTCCTGCAAATCGAAAAGGACGAACGGTCCAGAAGTTTCTTCCACATCTGCAATTTGCTGAAAAAGgtaaaggaagaaaatttgccaaaatatattttcatcgAAAATGTCAGAAATTTTGAGTtatcctcctcctttttgtacTTCATAAATTCGGTTAAGAAGAATTATAATTTCCAGACCTATCTTTTGTCCCCTCTGCAGTATGGCATACCGAATGAGCGTCTTCGTTTTTATTGCATATGTAGGAGGAAAGACAAGTCGGTTGGTCTTACATCGTGGGAGAGCTTCCCCAATGGAGGGACTGCCCCACTGTACAGCAATTCGCTTATGCCAGCCAAGTGCATCCTCCGTACATTTGAAAACAACCCCAATTTTAGGCCTTCCCCAAAGTACTCTTTTTACACCCCCAGCTTGGCCACATTCTTAGACCATAATGATAAGTACCCAATAATGTGCAACACAAGTGAAGGGATAAACTTAACGAACGAGACATTGCAGGAATATGAAGTTAAGAATAGTACTTTGGAAAAATGCTCCTCATTCTGCTTTGACATGATAGATATTAACCGAAATGGAAATGTGTGCTGCTTCGACGGGGGTAGTTATTTTGGCCAGAAGAGTGAAGCGATACGGGACCTCCCACATGAGAGAAACTTGAGGGACTTGATTAACTCGAACAAGGTGCATTCCATGTGCTTCACGTCTAACTATGCGAGGTATATTAACGGCTCCGGCTCGGTTCTCTACTTCTCCGGGCGCACAAGGGGGTCCCCCTCATTTGGCAGAGAAATGCGATGTGGGCATGCGCAGAGTGGGCGCATGGAAAAGGCCCACATGGGAGACCAGCCCTTGAGCGGCGGCTCCTGCAGTGATAACGTCTCCCATGACGACTCCCCTCGTGAACCTCACCGCGGAGAAATAATCAAACAAATGAGCAAGTACAAAAACAGAGCGCGGTACTTCACCCCCGTAGAGATATGCAGACTGATGGGCTATAAGATGCGCACCGGCAGGGCTATCAGGGAAGGCGgcgaaggcaaaaaaaacagagtCGGAAATATCTACTGGAATATGGACCACATTCACCACATGTGCGCCTACACGTGTGGTGTGCACTACTGTGCGAGTGGTCATAGCGACAGGTGTTTGTTTAATGAAGGGCTCCATTTAGCAGAGCATCAGTTGAGAAGATCACCAACTGATGGAGTGCTTCTCGGTGGGGAATCCCCCCATGGAAAATCCCCCCATGGAAAATCCCACCATGGAAAATTCCACCATGGAAAGTCCCACCATGGAAAGTCCCACCATGGAAAATTCCACCATGGAAAGTCCCACCATGGAAACCCCCCCCAAGACGAGCGCACAACACCCTGCTCCTGTCACGAATTTAAATTTCCACCATTTTTGACGAACAGGCAAAAGTACAAACTGGTTGGCAATTCCGTCAACGTCACTGTGAtagctttaatttttcaagCCCACGACATTTTCGGGGACCTCCTCAAAGGGGGGGGCTTTCCCAGCTAA
- a CDS encoding proteasome subunit alpha type 7-2, putative (encoded by transcript PVX_081675A), with product MFSTRSEYDRGVNTFSPEGRLFQVEYALGAIKLGSTAVGICVNDGVILASERRIASALIEKDSVEKLLPIDDHIGCAMSGLMADARTLIDYARVECNHYKFIYNENINIKSCVELISELALDFSNLSDNKRKKIMSRPFGVALLIGGVDKNGPCLWYTEPSGTNTRFLAASIGSAQEGAELLLQENYNKDMTFEEAEILALTVLRQVMEDKLSSSNVEIAAVKKSDQTFYKYKTEDISRIIEALPSPIYPTIDMTA from the exons ATGTTCTCAACCAG GAGCGAGTACGACCGGGGAGTAAACACCTTTTCGCCGGAGGGCAGACTTTTTCAAGTGGAGTACGCGCTGGGCGCTATAAAG CTGGGCAGCACGGCAGTCGGCATCTGCGTGAACGATGGAGTCATCCTTGCCTCGGAGAGAAGAATCGCGTCCGCGTTAATAGAAAAAGATTCAGTGGAGAAGCTGCTGCCGATAGATGACCACATAGGGTGTGCCATGAGTGGACTCATGGCGGACGCAAGGACGCTCATAGACTACGCAAGGGTTGAGTGTAATcattacaaatttatatataacgaaaatataaacataaaatCCTGTGTGGAATTAATATCCGAGCTAGCATTAGATTTTTCCAATCTGTCAGACaataagaggaagaaaattatgaGCAGACCATTTGGAGTTGCCTTACTGATAGGAGGAGTCGATAAGAATGGCCCTTGTCTTTGGTACACGGAGCCTTCTGGAACGAACACGAGATTTTTAGCTGCTTCCATTGGGTCTGCTCAGGAAGGGGCCGAACTACTGCTGCAAGAAAATTACAACAAAGATATGACCTTTGAGGAAGCTGAGATTTTGGCGCTCACCGTTTTGAGGCAGGTGATGGAGGATAAGCTGTCTTCCTCCAACGTGGAAATTGCCGCCGTTAAGAAATCCGACCAGACGTTTTACAAGTACAAGACGGAGGACATCTCCAGGATCATCGAGGCGCTGCCCTCGCCCATCTACCCGACGATCGACATGACGGCTtag